The Heteronotia binoei isolate CCM8104 ecotype False Entrance Well chromosome 6, APGP_CSIRO_Hbin_v1, whole genome shotgun sequence genomic sequence GGCTTTTTGCATTGCAGTTTTGACGGGTTGCTTAACAGCCCACCATAAAGTATCTAAGACTGGTCACCTCCCaggtgagccagttctgacacagcCGTGTATCGCTACTGATCTCTTATCAATTAAAGACAACTTTCTAATTACACTGCAAGTCTTCTTTAATTTAGGATAGTCCCGGAGCTGATGCAGGTAGAAGAATTGCTTGTGGTAAGAATGATTCTGTCTCATGCAGGCGATTGGCGCAACCTTTGCAGCGATGATCGGGGCTGGGATGTTGGTCAGATCAGTAGATTACGAGGGGAGCCCTGGCATGAAGCACCTCGCTTGGATGCTGCATGCAGGTACGTGGTTTTTAGAAATTATTTTTCtgcacaacatttttttttattttacaaaaagaaattgACATTAGTAGTCACTTAGATGGCAACAGAAGATGctggaagaagatactggatttatatcccgccctcccctcggaatctcagaggggctcacaatcgcctttcccttcctcccccataacagacaccctgtgaggtgggtggggctgagagagctctcctagaagctgccctttcaaggaacaaCTCttcgagagctatgactgacccaaggccattccaacagctgcaagtggaggagtggggtttcaaaccctgttctcccagataagagtttgtgctcttaaccactacaccaaactggccctttcaaggacaactatgagagctagggctaacccaaggccattccagcaggtgcaagtggaggagtggggaatcaaatctagttctcacagataagagtcctacacttaaccactacaccaaactggctcaaaccaCTACACTGGCAGTATGTGTTCTGAATTGCTCAAGGGTGCCGACTTCCTATTTAAAAACTTGTCTGgtaaataaagttttaaaatacGCATGGCATTTGGGATCAGTCAGATGTAAAATCACTGAGCTTTCGGTCAACATGTTGTTTGTAAGAGCAGTAGTTTCCTCAGCTGCCTCGTCCAGGAGACAAAGTGGGGCAAGATGATATACCTGCCTGCCTTCCATAGTACCTGGGAACTGGTGGTACTAATGTGTATGACCTCTCTACTGCCTtaagcttgattccccactcctccacttgcagctgctggaatggccttgggttagccatagctctcgcaagagttgtccttaaaagggcagctgctgtgagagccctctcagccccacctacctcacaggatgtctgttgtggggaaagaagataaaggagattgtaagccgctctgagactctgattcaaagagaaggacggagtataaatctgtggtcatcTGTAAAACCGACAGGGCAAACTATGTATTTCCTATACCTATGGGCTTCCTGAACTCAATTGAGTCTCCTGCAGTAGTAGCCAGACTTCTGCAAGTGGAAATAATCTTACGAGACTTTAGAAAGCTGTATTGGTCAGGCTCGGGGCAGTGATACGTTAGCGCCTCGACCCGATAAGACGGCAGAACGCATTGCGGTGTCATCGGTTAACGtgcggggctttttctgagcaggaacgccgtTCTGGCTGccgtggtgtcaggggtgtgtggcctcataggccGACAAGTTCCGTGTGaaaccaatggtgatgtcgggggcgtggcctaataagcaattgagttccagctgggctacACAAGTCATGGAAGGGTTTAGGTCTTTTTTAAGCACTGATTTTCATTTCAAGGCTCaacctcttttccttcctgcAGGTGTCATGGGCGCAGTGGTGGCTCCTCTGACTCTCCTGGGCGGCCCCCTGCTCATCCGAGCTGCTTGGTACACAGCAGGAATCGTGGGCGGCCTGTCAACCGTAGCCATGTGCGCCCCGAGCGAGAAGTTTCTGAACATCGGAGCGCCACTGGGAGTAGGCTTTGGCCTCGTGCTTGCCTCCTCTCTCGGTAAGCAGAATCGTGTTGCATTGAACAGGGTTCCCCAACGCGGCACCCACCAATGGCTTTCCTGGGATCTTCCGGttggtttttagaaagtgagtggggctgGGGGAGTTCCTGAGCGTTGATCCAGCAGGAcgtctgattggccattggaaatcTGGTTGGCTGTGCAAAAAAGGATGTTTTCATATGATTAAGGTGAACTGTGTatatgcagaggggggaaaaccctaatttaaaaagcaaacagaGCTTCTTCCTGAAAAAGTTGTtaagacattttgtggttggctctaccTCGTGGATCAGCCATGTTGTGGTTGTGCCCGccgccctgtgtcagaattccagaagtgtCCACAGCCTCAaaagagttggggacccctgtattAGAATTTAATAGCGGTGCTTAGAATGAAACTCCCTTGATACTCCTCTTGAATGTATTTAGACAGTTCTGATAGTTAAAGGAATAAAAATGCCCTCTGCGGTGTTCTGCTGTCAGTATGTCTCtttttaagaacgtaagagaagccatgttggatcaggccagtggcccatccagtccaacactctgtgtcgcataagaacataagagaagccatgttggatcaggccaatggcccatccagtccaacactctgagtcacataagaacataagagaagccatgttggatcaggccagtggcccatccagtccaacactctgtgtcacataagaacatgagagaagccatgttggatcaggccaatggcccatccagtccaacactctgtgtcacataagaacataagagaagccatgttggatcaggccagtggcccatccagtccaacactctgtgtcacataagaacataagagaagccatgttggatcaggccaatggcccatccagttcaacactctatcacacagtggccagaaaaaccaggcgccatcagaaggtccaccagtggagccaggacacaagaagacctcccactgttgcccccctcaagcaccaagaagacagagtatcactgccccagacagagagttccatcagttatgctgtggctaatagccactgatggacctctgctccaggtatttatccaatcctctcttgaagctgactatgcttgtagctgctgccacctcctctaAGGAATGTATATAGCTCTGCCTCTTCTTTCTGGTGAAAACAGAAAATACCTAACTCTTTAGATTAAAAGAGATCAAGAGAGTGGTTGAGAGAAACAACATATTGTATAGAGCGTCTCCCAGATACCCATGGCATTGAGGCATCCcgttgtatgtgtatatatatagtaTTTGTGGTTGGTCTCCCTTCAATTGATGCAGAATGCGGCGGTCAAGATTTTGGATCATAGGGATCGTATCACTTCTGTCTTGGCTCATCTAAAGCGGCTCTCAGTTTGttcccaggcacaattcaaggtgctggccgTCACCCTCAAAAGCCCCATATGGTTTGGAAACCATCATACCCGAAAATCCATCTTCCGTATGAGCCTGCCTGACCCCtgcagtcatctttggaggcctagCTTCAGCTGGAGGCTACCTGGAAGAGGGCCTTCCTGATCAAGACCCCAAAAACTCAGCCTCCAGCCCACCCCAGAGGGGATTCACATGCCCGTTTCTGTTGCCGTCttccttttaaaacattttatccaatttagaaaagaaaaggggaaagggaaacgGGAATAAAACACAATTTCACTCTCCCAGTTCTGAATTATACAAAAATAGATAACGcataagaaggaaagaaaaatatttttccGTGTCGGTCAATTCCAGCCAATTGCAATCTGTTGATCTGTTAATATAATCTCTTTTTAACAATCAAAATTCTACTCATTCATAGTTTCATACTGCTTAGATTACCGATAGAAGACGAAATTATCACGACGTGTCTAGCCaaatatagaagaagatgatgatattggatttctatcccgccctccactccgaagagtctcagagcggctcacaatctcctttaccttcctcccccacaacaggcaccctgtgaggtgggtggggctggagagggctctcacagcagctgccctttcgaggacaacctctgccagagctatggctgacacaaggccatgctggcaggtgcaagtggaggagtggggaatcaaacccggttctcccagataagagtccgcacacttaaccattacaccaaactggctctccagtatagaAGGGATCTCTGTTTCTTGTACTGATCTCTCCTTCAGAAGGAAATAAACTTTGGCCAACTCTTctatttctaatatttttccagtTAGTTCTTGTTTTCTTGGAATGTCCAAAAGCTTTCAACTTTcatttctgttgccatcttctgccagtgggcGAAGACCTTCTGGTTTCATTTGACATCCCCACCAACGAACCTTCAGTTCTgattaatgttttaattgcttttttatGTTTGTATATATATTTAGCTTGATTTTCAACGAAGTGcgttggtgggggagggggtaatggttttaaaaatacgatttttattatgtattttaaaatggttagctgccttggtggcccatagaagggcagaaaggcagatactgttttgatgatgatgataatatttcAGGTTTCTGTGCCATCTGCAGACCTCCTGATAGCCCTTGTGTTTCTTTGTACCAGGATCCATGTTCTTCCCTCCGACATCTGCCTTGGGGGCTGGCCTGTACTCTGTTTCTGTTTATGGTGGATTGGTGCTTTTTAGCCTGTTCCTGCTCTACGATACCCAGAAGGTTGTAAAGCGTGCAGAGACGCAACCGTTGTACGGTGTACAGAAGTATGATCCCATAAATGcgtaagtatttttttttctcatgctAATCGTAACCCTtgaggtaaaggtagttccctgtgcatgcaccactcatttccgactctgggttgatattgctttcacagtgttttcacggtagactttttacggggtggtttgccattgccttccccagtcatctacactcctccccccccccccccccccgcaagctgggtactcatttgaccgacctcagaaggatggaaagctgagtcaacctcgagtcagctacctgaacacagcttccgccgggatcaaactcaggtcgtgagcagagcttggactgcagtactgcagctttaccactctgcgccacggggctcttaaaggtaACGGTGTGCTGACATAAATACACAGAACAGCTTCAGCAGAAGCCCAGTGTTGTGGAGTAGAAGATAATGAGCTTTATGTATTTCAGAACTTGTGTATTGCATTTAGGGTTGCTGACTCCAGGTTagaaatccctggaaattttggggatgaagccgggggggggggggtgcggggggggggggtcagggtttgtgaaggggagggacttcagagaatactgccatagagtccaccctccaaagccatttCTCCTATGGAACttctctctgttgtctggagaacaGGCCCTCATGGAGGCTGACAAACCTAGCTGCATTTTAAGAAAATGTTCTGGGATTGAGAGAAGCCAGGTGCAACGCCAcctggagaggcagtttggtgtagcggttaagtgtgcaggctcttatctgggagaatcgggtttgattccgcactcctccacttataactgctggaatggccttgagtcagccatagctctcgcagtaataataataataataataataataataataataataataataataataaatttattcttatatcccgccctcccctgccaaaggcaggctcagggaggctcacaggacatggtgtttaccatgattacaataaaatacaatcattactataaaaacaagttaaaatataaaatatagttGAGTTAcagtcataaattaagttaaaagttagataaaacagttaaaccattgtaaattgttaattaaggtgctacaattcagaatatgtatgggatggctagatgtcaatttagccgggttccatcttaaaagtgagctgaaagagggcggttttgcaagccctgcgaaactgattcagggctcgcacctcttctggtagttgattccaccattggggagccattgttgagaaggcttgctccctcgttgttttcaatctagcctcccttggcccagggatttttagaagattttgggaactagatctcagtgctctctgggggacatatggggagaggcggtccgtaaggtaggcaggtcctcggccatatagggctttaagagttgtccttgaaagggcagcttcttcaGCCACTAActttgttgtctttttttttggtgggtggggggggcggTACTAGATCCATACAAGGAGTCAGGAAACTTAAAAAATTGTATTGACACAGGCAAGTGGGTGAGTGACTTTGGTGGACTAGTTTGCTCAGCTGTTGTAATATAACTGTGAATTGATCCTCAATGCTAGAAGAatgcaatgtcttttttaaaaaaaaaatcatatttccacaggaaaaaagaagggggggaataaCACAAATTCCAGCAACTAAATTAAAAGGAGGTATATATAAAGAAGAAAGGGTTTATATATAAAGTAGAAACAAAAATATAACACCAGTGGCAGATGCAGACATAAACTTCTACAAAAGGcttccaaatatctaaaattcCATACACAATTGTCAtccatctaattaactatgtgattgaatttgtaactgaattgtattttaaaactgtttgttttatattgtattttacgatgttccgtgtctgtgagccgccctgagcctgccattggcgggggagggcgggatataaaaataaatttatcttatcttatctataTGCCATGCATTCAAGTACTGATCAGGttccatttgaacatatgaagctgccttctactgaatcagaccctcggtccatcgaagtcagtattgtctactcagactggcagcggctctccagggtctcaagctgaggcttttcacgcctatttgcctggaccctttttagttggagatgccggggattgaacctgggaccttctgcttaccaatcagattctctaccactgagccactgtccctccgaCACTGATTTATCGGAGGTGTGCATTTATCTCTGCAGCATTGTAGTCCAAGTCTTTTAACTGTAGGAAGAGCACGGAGTCCATTTTTGTTGCCCATTGGTTAGCCTCCAGGATACAGGCAAATAGTTGGAAGTGCACAAGCATAGTAGAATTCCTTGTGAACTGAATGCCGAATCTCAGTAAGaagggaagagattggatttataccctgcccatcactACCtgagggagtctcagagcagcttgcaatctcctttcccttccccttccctcagcACCCTGTGAGTAAAAGCTGTTGGCTTCAACAATCTAATGCATTGCTTTTTCATGCCTTCCAGGTGCATGGGCATCTACATGGACACACTCAACATCTTCATCAGAGTGGCCACCATGCTCGCCACCAGCGGCAATAGCCGGAGGAAGTAAATAAACGGCAACTTTCCGGGCCATCCGACACTTGGGTTTTATCTGCTTAGTGCATAAtattgaagaaaaaaaatgtcatTGTGTACAAGCAGCAGCTGTTGCGGAGAAGACGGCTCTTCCCAGCATTTCAACCGAATCATGGAGGCGTTTTCGGTGTCATGTGACTTGAATCTTAGTTCCCCatttcaacttttaaaaaaataaaaagtggaAACTGGATGACCGCATTACCGTGCGATCAGCTTCACCCGAGGTCTGGGATTTTTGATACGGGAAAAGAAGTTCATTGCAGTTCGCACGTATATGTCAGTTGTGCTCCCTCCTTTGGAAAAGGGGAAGATTGATGGTGTGCTCTAATCTTTGAACAGCAGCCGGGAGAGGGTTGCCGTATTCAAACTAGCCAGTGTTCCAGCGGCGGTCAGATGTGGGCTAAGAAGCTCGTTAATACAGAACAGGTGACCAGTTTTCACTGAGATATGTCAACAGCAGGCAAATCTACTCCGATGACTGCAGACAAAGCAGATTGGCTTCACAAATTGGGACTCAAAAGGAAATAATTGGTGGAATCCGCTTTAAATTTCAGCCAAGTAGTAAGGGGGACCAGTGAGCAAGACAAGACAGGTTTGAGTCGCTATTCCAGCGTGGGCACTTTAATAAGCGGAGCAAGCCCTTGATATCCCGGCACTAATACTGCAGTCTTACTACAATAGGAGAGGGGGGGACGTGCTCCTAACAGGGTGTAGCTGAGGGCAAATAGATCCGTTTGGGAATTCCAGGCCTCATTGTTTTTCTCAAAAGTCAGGCACGACTCAAATCTGTTTTCGGATGCTTTCGATATACCCAGCTAAGAAGCGTGGGCTTCCTTAACCTGGGCATTCACAGTTTCTAAAACGTTTTCATTGCAGCCGGCTTGATTCTTGAGAAACGCACTTTAAACCTTCGCAGTACCTTCTAGGTTGAGGAAATTGCGATGCGGGGGGGTTTCTCAGATGCGCAGCGAGAGATTCGGGAAGCGCTGCTCTGTTGCGTCGCAGCAGTTTGGcctctttgtttttccttttcactTGGCTAACTTAGCCGCGCTTGTAccagttttaaaaacaaataaagtcCTAGCCCAGCACTTGGTGGCCTTCGTTGTCTGTTCTAGAGGACCTGATCCCCGGAATGCTATCCAGGGGCTCCGTGGTGTCTGAGAAGGTACTTCATGGTGCCCACTGGCTGCTTGAGTTTAGGGGGTAAAATTCCACAAGTTTGaatgggacgggggggggggggtagcattgGCTCAGCCCTCGCCAGCTGCCTTTCTTGCAAgctgctaaatcaggggtggccaaaccgtggctcgggggccacgtgtggctctttcactcacattgtgtggctcttgaagcccctgctgccctgctggtagcttggagaaggcatttgtcactttaaatcacatctccaagcccagccagccggtggcttggaggatacatttaaaattaaagttcatttctttccacttctcccttcccccccccccccgatctatttgcctgcctgccttgtggctctcaaaaatctgacgttcatgtcttgtggctctcaaacatccggtatttattctctgtggcacTGActttaagcaagttcggccaccacTGCTCTAGATCTGGCAGTggcagacctagcaaccctatcggTGTTGGTCAGACTAAAgcgggtggccaaactcgcttaacataagagccacgtagaataaacatcagatgtctgagaaccacaagacactcgtgtcagatgtctgagagaggCAAGGAAAGCAGAAAGGGAGGAAGATGAATaggtgggagggagaggcgggaagaaagcaactttaaatgcattctccaagctggcttgacttggagaagtgatttcaagagagaaatgccttctccaagctggctgacggagcagtgggggctttgagagccacacaatatgtgtgaaagagctacatgagcctcagtttggccacccttagaCAAAAACCATAATGGGCTTTAAAGGCAACAATCAGTGCCATGAACAAACCAACGTGACCATAGTTCTCAATGTTGAAGTTGCAATAGTGTgttgggaggaaagaaggaaaggtcccctgtgcaagcaccagtcgtttctgactctggggtgacgttgctttcacaatgttttcacagcagagtttttacggggcggtttgccattgccttccccggacatctgcacttcccccccagtaagctgggtaatcattataccaacctcggaaggatgggaggctgagtcaacctcgagccggctacttgaaaacccagcttccaccgggatcgaactcaggtcatgagcagagtttaggactgcagtactgcagctttaacactctgcgccacgggactcgtTCATGTCAGGAGGAGGGTTTCATTATAAAGGCTGCAGGGTGTCGTGTCCTTAATGCTAAACTTCAACAACAAGGAGGTAGCCTGGTTTTAAACAACAGTACAGTTTGTCTCGTACAAagttattttgccattggattctaatttTGTACTACTTTGCAGTCTTAGcctctgcccaccagctatatgttgcACTGTTCACTATAcccccatttcatcatctgatgaagtgtgcacacacacacacacacacaaaacgctACAGTGTTACCCAAAGCACTGTCTTTGGTTTACGTTGGAAAATTAGCTTTAAGGAGACAGTGAGAGGGGGTAACTAGCGAAATCTCCACTGAAGTTTACAGGGATCCTTCCCACAAAGAACTCTCAAAGAAACCAGGGTGATGTTTAAGGTTTTATTGAAAACAGATGAAAGAGGTAAAACACAGAAGCACACAGTGAAATACATACATGAACTAACAAGACCTGACAAGAGCCACAGGTAATGGAGACGATGATACCAAAAGTGGCATCATAACAGCTGGGGGCACAATAAGGACACCACGGACGCTGCTTCCCCTAAAAACATTCAAATGGAGCTCAGGACTCACCGCTGCCGCGTGGGCCTGGTCGCATTATGGAGGAGcgacagagccatggggtggatTGCGGGCGTACCGGGGACTGGGAGCAGGAACAGCGGACTCCTGCTATCGTTTGGAGCGGTGAGCCCTTTGTGTCGCTGGGGCCGGTGGTTGGTGCAGCTGAGTTTTGCAGCGGCTGTCTCACAGCTTCAACTCCAGCCTCAGCCCCGGAACATCTCGGCGCCACTGACATCGTGGACGCCGGTGGTGCACTGGGAGAGTTTCTGCTCTCGGGGGTCCCTGTGTTGCCGCTGGCCTGCGGGTGAAGTGCAGAAACATCTCGGCGCCGTTGATATCACGGACACTGGCAGTGCAGCCGGGGAAGCACTGGGAGAGTTTCTGCTCTTCTGGGGGTCCCTTTGTTGCCGTTGGCCAGCAGGTGAGGTGTCGACGGGCTGTTGGCAGAGTACTACAAGTACAAATAAAACGGAAGCAAAAGGAAGACGTGACATCTCACTCCTTGAGCCGCAGTTGGGATAACTGGAGGAGCTTTTCTTTTAGCTGCTTATCGTTTACTGAGCAATTGAGAACTTGCCCCCGACACTCTGGCACTTAGACTGCACTTGGCACTTTACTCCATCCATTATTTAAAAATCTTGACTttcgttttattttatttatccatCAATTCCACAAATTCGGCTCCAAACGCCGGACTCTGAATTCCACAAACTGCTGCTAACTTGGACTGTTAATTTATTAATCGCTGCTGATTTTTACTACGGAGCCTGATTAGAGATAAATTTAATCAATTGGAATGAAATTGAGAGTAAATTAATTATATGTATTTGCTAGTTTGAAATTAATTGGATTttgttagtagtagtagtagttctttattcacggtcatccgaccagcttaaaaatacagatacaaacaaaacataaaaagcagaaACAAACTCATCACCTCTAACACAAAATTCCTAACTCCTACAATTACATATATTGTTAAAACCCTTagccaagatttacactctcagtTTCCCTCCTTTCCAGCTGAGCAGCGTAACAGAAACAGGCAATCTTAGAAGAAACTTCAGAATGAGCgccagacaggaggaaggcaatttgctcgtCCTCCTGCCAGCCCGCCAGGGATctgagaattggagagattatcCTTGCCCTCAAGTCCTTGTAATTTGTGCACTGCAAAACAATGAggagagttgtttcaacctcgttacaattgcaggggcacaatctttccagatatgggcacccggcgtaacgtcccaaaagcaccaatGAAAAAAGTGTGTTGAGCcgagcttttgagaaagctattcGATATTTTGGGATaatgatgttgaaaagatacctggccggggatagtacttcggcttgcttccctaaaaaagtgtgcgcagaaagactagctctggcGGATCTCAGTtcgagctccaccaacctcagacgcataagttctttcgcatccctcggttccatcattgctaaggactcaggggagagatcacagagtctgaAATGGTCTAGACATCTTTTCTCCCAGGTTCCCACAAAAGGatctaaaaaaattaaatgggGAAGACCATTTGGCTTTGAAAAAACCTTCAAAAAGTAACAAaaggtgtttaaccacatagacgtctcgatgcttgggatgCCAGCTTCTAATCgaatggcagtgtttggcacacagctaggaacagacagaagcttgcgcagaagtttggtttgtactatctccaatgGCTTGGTGGTTAAGTAAGGGGCAATTATTGACTTATTTATTAATTGGCTGCTGGGAGGGTTTTAGTAATTGACTTAGTGGGTTAGTATTTACTCGATCTATTTAACTGTTGAGAATGTTTAGACACTACATTAATGATTGAACTGCTGATTAATTAGATTTAATTTATTACAGTAGTAAATTAAGAGGGCGAAATTAGCATTGGGTAGGATGTTATATTAATTTAGTGGCTAGACAAAAATTGGGAATCCAATCAGACTCGGTGGGAAATAGGAAAAACGAAACTAGTGCAATATTATATTACCAAGTTGGAGTATACCAGGTATTGAACGTGTGGTTACAAAGTGCTCCATCTTGATTGGTCTGAGGCTCCTGCGAAGGCCGCTGATGTGAGATGACTGAGCTGGGGGATcccggtgctcctggggaggtgAAAG encodes the following:
- the GHITM gene encoding growth hormone-inducible transmembrane protein, which gives rise to MFAARLVCLRAFPFHSLRPALSQFSPALRNSTLKTNQCLLQPYRGYATKARMGFRRGKLGQEIKEAAFEPSVERFFKADQMGRWFVAGGAVVGLGALCYYGLGLSDEVGAIDKAVIWPQYVKDRIHSTYMYFAGSVSLTALSAVMVSRTPALMGLMMRGSWLAIGATFAAMIGAGMLVRSVDYEGSPGMKHLAWMLHAGVMGAVVAPLTLLGGPLLIRAAWYTAGIVGGLSTVAMCAPSEKFLNIGAPLGVGFGLVLASSLGSMFFPPTSALGAGLYSVSVYGGLVLFSLFLLYDTQKVVKRAETQPLYGVQKYDPINACMGIYMDTLNIFIRVATMLATSGNSRRK